A genomic segment from Torulaspora delbrueckii CBS 1146 chromosome 3, complete genome encodes:
- the SRP54 gene encoding RNA-binding signal recognition particle subunit SRP54 (similar to Saccharomyces cerevisiae SRP54 (YPR088C); ancestral locus Anc_3.395) produces MVLADLGKRINSAVNGALSNTQDDYATTVDSMLKAIVTALLESDVNIKLVSKLRNNLKTKLLDSKASGRSTSNGQVKKLIQKAVFDELCDLVDCQTGEPFQPKKKKTNVIMFVGLQGSGKTTSCTKLAVYYARRGFKVGLVCADTFRAGAFDQLKQNAIKANIPFYGSYTETNPVKVAAEGVAKFKKEKFEVIIVDTSGRHHQEEALFQEMVEISSVVKPNQTIMVLDASIGQAAEQQSRAFKESADFGAILLTKMDGHAKGGGAISAVAATNTPIIFIGTGEHIHDLEKFSPKSFVSKLLGIGDIESLLEQFQTVSNKEDTKATMENIQQGKFTLLDFKKQMQTIMKMGPLSNIAQMIPGMGNMMSQVGEEETSKKMKKMVYVLDSMTREELESDGRIFIDQPSRMVRVARGSGTSVFEVEMILMQQQMMAKMAQSTKAAQQGGGMPGMPGMPNIPGMPKMTPQMMQMAQQKLKQNPSLMKNMQSMLGGGGGFPGMGGGMPDMNEMMKMMQDPQMQQMAKQFGMGM; encoded by the coding sequence ATGGTGTTAGCCGATTTGGGTAAGCGGATCAACTCTGCCGTCAATGGAGCTCTGTCTAATACGCAAGATGACTACGCTACGACCGTGGATTCCATGTTGAAAGCGATCGTCACTGCTCTACTGGAATCAGATGTTAACATTAAATTGGTTTCGAAGCTTAGGAATAATCTAAAAACCAAATTGCTTGACTCTAAGGCCAGTGGTAGATCTACATCGAACGGACAGGTGAAAAAGCTGATTCAGAAGGCAGTCTTTGATGAACTATGTGATCTTGTAGATTGCCAAACGGGAGAACCGTTCCAacccaagaagaagaaaactaACGTGATTATGTTTGTCGGTTTGCAAGGTTCTGGTAAGACAACATCATGTACCAAATTGGCTGTTTATTACGCCAGAAGAGGATTTAAGGTCGGGCTGGTCTGTGCGGACACTTTCCGTGCTGGTGCCTTTGATCAATTAAAACAGAATGCTATTAAAGCCAATATACCCTTCTATGGTTCTTATACTGAGACAAATCCTGTAAAGGTAGCTGCAGAAGGTGTTGCCAAGttcaagaaggaaaagttCGAAGTAATTATCGTGGATACTTCCGGTAGACATCACCAGGAGGAAGCACTATTCCAGGAAATGGTCGAAATTTCAAGCGTGGTCAAGCCTAATCAGACTATCATGGTATTAGACGCGTCCATTGGTCAAGCCGCCGAACAACAATCGAGAGCGTTCAAAGAATCCGCAGATTTTGGTGCCATCTTGTTGACCAAGATGGATGGCCATGCAAAAGGTGGTGGTGCCATTTCAGCAGTAGCTGCTACCAATACTCCTATCATCTTTATCGGTACTGGTGAGCATATTCACGATTTGGAGAAGTTCTCACCGAAATCTTTTGTCTCCAAACTTCTGGGTATAGGAGACATTGAGAGTCTACTCGAGCAGTTCCAGACTGTTTCCAATAAGGAAGACACGAAGGCAACCATGGAAAATATTCAGCAAGGTAAATTTACTCTTCtagatttcaagaaacaaatGCAGACTATCATGAAGATGGGGCCACTATCGAATATAGCGCAAATGATCCCGGGGATGGGGAACATGATGAGTCAAGTAGGAGAAGAGGAAACTtcaaaaaagatgaaaaaaatggtTTATGTCTTAGATTCTATGACGAGGGAAGAGTTAGAATCTGATGGGAGAATATTCATCGATCAACCTAGCAGAATGGTTAGAGTCGCCAGAGGTTCAGGAACATCTGTATTCGAAGTGGAAATGATCTTAATGCAGCAACAGATGATGGCAAAGATGGCACAATCTACAAAAGCAGCACAGCAGGGTGGTGGTATGCCAGGAATGCCAGGAATGCCCAATATCCCCGGTATGCCCAAGATGACCCCACAAATGATGCAAATGGCTCAGCAAAAGCTAAAACAGAACCcaagtttgatgaaaaaCATGCAAAGTATGCTCGGTGGAGGTGGTGGCTTCCCAGGGATGGGAGGTGGTATGCCCGATATGAACgaaatgatgaagatgatgcaaGACCCTCAAATGCAACAGATGGCCAAGCAATTTGGTATGGGAATGTAA
- the CCZ1 gene encoding Ccz1p (similar to Saccharomyces cerevisiae CCZ1 (YBR131W); ancestral locus Anc_3.396), with translation MLQYVTVFDPSQSKNEDDLHKQLLLYHSFEDLEVSLNDKLGRIGMIQGIWSLTDSLSDVQSSEEKIIELSRELILVIKVESRFFISLCISVEDENESSQIPHQLYLSHMWYCYQFFALQNGYFSKFTDARELTDLLNEHVVSFWQDILLKPEAIIRRGLAGLWPDSCKMAELEFEHSEESWESLITQNILLETESYLGIKDVLVYHLPNFNETKDQTKNLRLGYKTYGLVRHFSNDIGIIPQLSNWIYHMHAVYGELSSHVLAGNAHYKEAPQQNDNTMDGPEEGSNGASTNQETLQEQGKVLLHNLTLPISFAYDAVHEVGATTGISNSISLLMDYVPKWGTLGGQNERTNHEQLSKRSRYGYLISPLSSKMLPMSYKVKKIVREQEDGESKNYNLLFWYYDDILAVIVCEPTFTKIWESQYLEDLSYKLCKGIAQFYKTAFQRTDVKRPQKREPFAYTTYSKISKELRSSIPTWFDAKTESDDVSPLRLVINGVDQLFGGGANSSEDAGPPVSNNWGIDIMGGLFGINRDKINTTSASMREYRLDKKYDNFLDGLTQMKTWELQSQIIQFLMSLKSSAKAADITEERLLKLNNGLLCYIRDDENEIAIVIKNWFENEDELSSKSLLLNLSKDPLQIS, from the coding sequence ATGCTGCAATATGTCACTGTTTTCGATCCCTCTCAAAGCAAGAACGAAGACGATTTGCATAAGCAGCTGCTGCTGTACCACTCGTTCGAGGACTTGGAAGTTTCCCTAAATGATAAATTGGGAAGAATTGGTATGATTCAGGGTATTTGGTCGCTTACTGATTCACTTAGCGATGTTCAATCgagtgaagaaaaaatcattgaaCTTTCTAGAGAGCTTATATTGGTTATCAAAGTTGAATCGCGATTTTTCATTAGTCTATGCATTTCGGTCGAAGATGAGAATGAATCATCTCAGATACCTCATCAACTCTACCTATCACATATGTGGTATTGTTATCAGTTTTTCGCTTTGCAAAATGGCTACTTTAGTAAATTTACAGATGCTAGAGAATTGACTGACTTACTCAATGAGCATGTAGTTTCATTTTGGCAAGATATACTGCTGAAACCTGAGGCCATCATACGACGGGGTCTTGCTGGATTATGGCCCGACTCTTGTAAGATGGCAGAGCTCGAGTTTGAGCATAGTGAAGAGTCATGGGAGTCTCTGATTACTCAGAACATACTGTTAGAGACAGAAAGTTATCTAGGAATCAAAGACGTACTAGTCTACCACCTGCCGAACTTTAATGAAACGAAGGACCAAACAAAGAATCTCAGGTTGGGTTATAAAACATATGGTCTTGTTAGACACTTTTCCAATGACATAGGTATTATTCCACAATTATCGAATTGGATATATCACATGCATGCAGTGTATGGTGAGCTTTCGAGCCATGTTTTAGCCGGAAATGCTCATTATAAGGAAGCGCCACAACAGAATGACAATACAATGGATGGCCCTGAGGAGGGAAGTAATGGTGCGAGTACTAATCAAGAAACCTTGCAGGAACAGGGTAAGGTACTACTACACAATTTGACACTACCTATATCCTTTGCATATGATGCGGTGCATGAGGTTGGGGCCACAACTGGCATCTCTAATAGCATTTCTTTACTCATGGACTACGTCCCCAAATGGGGTACCCTTGGCGGCCAGAACGAGAGGACAAATCATGAACAACTAAGTAAAAGATCACGATATGGGTATTTAATCTCTCCGCTTAGTTCTAAGATGTTGCCCATGAGCTATaaggtgaaaaaaattgtcAGGGAGCAAGAAGATGGCGAATCCAAGAATTATAACTTGCTGTTTTGGTACTACGATGATATTTTAGCGGTCATCGTTTGTGAGCCTACTTTTACGAAAATTTGGGAGTCTCAATACTTGGAAGACCTGAGTTATAAATTATGCAAGGGCATAGCTCAATTCTACAAAACAGCCTTCCAAAGAACTGACGTCAAGCGCCCACAAAAAAGAGAGCCGTTCGCGTATACTACGTACAGCAAGATCAGCAAAGAACTTCGGTCATCCATACCAACCTGGTTTGATGCCAAGACAGAAAGTGACGACGTTTCCCCATTAAGGCTAGTGATCAATGGTGTCGATCAGTTGTTCGGTGGAGGCGCCAACTCTTCTGAAGACGCAGGACCACCAGTTAGTAATAATTGGGGGATCGACATCATGGGAGGTCTATTTGGAATTAACAGGGACAAGATTAACACCACTTCAGCATCGATGAGAGAATACCGCCTGGATAAGAAGTACGATAACTTCCTTGATGGGCTAACGCAGATGAAAACATGGGAACTACAATCACAAATAATacaattcttgatgagtttgaaaagCTCGGCCAAGGCTGCCGATATTACGG